One window of the Acidobacteriota bacterium genome contains the following:
- a CDS encoding aconitase X catalytic domain-containing protein, whose amino-acid sequence MKLTEEQEAVLGGERGDLLARYLEWSILWGEALGATRLVPVTNVHCILRTPCLKGISERTLDTYLDEFRELCRHRVKCVTLTHANCTDLAALREKGLTEKELNFQQELHALAAGAGVKATWSCAPYQVGAVPAFGEICAWTESSAVVYSNSMMGARTNRNGMESSLAAAFLGWVPEFGALLDRNRKAAVRVELRVKMNSVSDWGALGYHVGEKAGSGIPVFEGIEEIAPAEAKQLSASLPYAGRGTTMFHIAGLTPEAPTAEEALDPDQPIESLTFDRDDLRTTYRKMNRMEKGEPIDTVALGCPFSSLDELREISQVLARRQVAPGVKLIVCTSRHTLVDARRRGYAGVIEEAGGHILSDICPGALGHARPRNYVSNSFKQAFYGRSALASRTGVLPLEGCVAAAVSGRWAG is encoded by the coding sequence ATGAAGTTGACGGAGGAGCAGGAGGCTGTCCTGGGCGGTGAGCGCGGAGACCTTCTGGCCCGTTATCTCGAGTGGTCGATCCTCTGGGGAGAGGCGCTGGGCGCCACTCGGCTCGTGCCCGTCACCAACGTCCATTGCATCCTGCGGACGCCCTGCCTCAAGGGGATTTCGGAGCGGACGCTGGACACCTACCTGGATGAGTTCCGTGAGCTGTGCCGCCACCGGGTCAAGTGCGTCACGCTGACCCACGCCAACTGCACCGACCTGGCTGCCCTGCGGGAAAAGGGACTGACGGAGAAGGAGCTGAACTTTCAGCAGGAACTGCACGCCTTGGCGGCCGGCGCCGGGGTCAAGGCCACCTGGTCCTGTGCGCCGTACCAGGTGGGGGCGGTCCCCGCGTTCGGAGAGATCTGCGCCTGGACCGAGTCTTCGGCCGTGGTCTACTCCAACTCCATGATGGGAGCCCGGACCAACCGCAACGGCATGGAGAGCTCTCTGGCGGCGGCGTTCCTGGGCTGGGTCCCCGAGTTCGGCGCCCTCCTGGACCGGAATCGCAAGGCGGCGGTGAGAGTCGAGCTTCGGGTGAAGATGAATTCGGTCAGCGACTGGGGCGCGCTGGGCTACCATGTGGGGGAAAAAGCCGGCTCCGGGATTCCGGTTTTCGAGGGGATCGAGGAGATCGCGCCCGCCGAGGCCAAACAGCTCTCAGCGTCGCTGCCGTATGCCGGCCGGGGCACCACCATGTTCCATATCGCCGGCCTGACTCCCGAAGCTCCGACCGCGGAAGAGGCATTGGATCCGGACCAGCCCATAGAATCGCTGACCTTCGACCGGGACGACCTCCGGACCACGTATCGGAAGATGAACCGGATGGAGAAAGGGGAACCCATCGACACGGTGGCTCTGGGTTGCCCCTTCAGTTCCCTGGACGAGCTCCGTGAGATCTCCCAGGTGCTGGCCCGCCGGCAGGTGGCTCCGGGCGTGAAGCTCATCGTCTGCACCTCCCGGCACACGCTGGTCGACGCCCGGCGCCGGGGCTATGCAGGAGTGATCGAGGAGGCCGGAGGGCACATCCTCTCGGACATCTGTCCCGGCGCCCTGGGGCATGCGCGTCCGCGCAACTACGTCTCCAACTCCTTCAAGCAGGCGTTCTACGGGCGCAGCGCCCTGGCCTCCCGCACCGGGGTCCTGCCCCTGGAAGGCTGCGTCGCGGCGGCCGTCAGCGGGAGGTGGGCCGGTTGA
- a CDS encoding DUF126 domain-containing protein: MTQERVIRGRKIVPGKASGRAMVSETPLCFRSEFDPASGKVIDSQHPLYDRNLSGRVLVMPSGTGSSGNTMHVRVAGLEGTAPAALVNLEADPPSILGCVIARIPVIRVEAADLNSIRDGDWVEVDSDRGSVRIFENRRL; encoded by the coding sequence TTGACGCAAGAAAGGGTCATTCGAGGAAGAAAGATCGTGCCCGGCAAGGCTTCGGGAAGGGCCATGGTCAGTGAGACCCCCCTCTGCTTCCGTTCGGAGTTCGATCCCGCCAGCGGGAAGGTGATCGACAGCCAGCATCCACTCTACGATCGGAACCTGTCGGGCCGGGTGCTGGTCATGCCGTCGGGAACCGGATCGTCGGGAAATACCATGCATGTCCGCGTCGCCGGGCTGGAGGGAACGGCGCCGGCCGCCCTCGTCAACCTGGAAGCGGACCCGCCCTCGATACTGGGTTGCGTCATCGCCCGGATCCCGGTGATTCGGGTCGAAGCGGCGGACCTGAATTCGATCCGCGACGGGGATTGGGTGGAGGTCGACTCCGACCGCGGGTCTGTCCGCATCTTCGAGAATCGGCGCCTTTAA